From a region of the Thermodesulfobacteriota bacterium genome:
- a CDS encoding PilN domain-containing protein, translating into MIRINLLPFRAARKKENIRRQVSIFFLSFFLVAIVLVYYHINLGSKISNLKAKIQTTKKEVAKYDKINKEIALLKNKLEILKKKTSVIESLEKNRFEPVRLLDTMSLKVIAKRMWFKRFKSRDKTIEIDGLALDNKTVADFMTRLQGSGLFSAVKLKTIKKTKVKDSDLKNFQISCTRKDLTKQNKKDTKKSKKK; encoded by the coding sequence ATGATACGAATTAATCTGCTGCCCTTTCGAGCAGCACGAAAAAAAGAGAACATACGTCGGCAGGTCTCTATTTTTTTTCTTTCCTTTTTTCTTGTCGCAATTGTTCTTGTTTATTATCATATTAATTTAGGCAGTAAAATTTCAAACCTCAAAGCAAAAATACAAACGACAAAAAAGGAAGTCGCTAAATATGATAAGATAAATAAGGAAATCGCGTTACTAAAAAATAAGCTTGAAATCCTGAAGAAAAAAACGAGTGTGATTGAAAGCCTTGAAAAAAACCGGTTTGAACCTGTTCGTCTTCTTGATACGATGAGCCTGAAGGTAATTGCCAAAAGGATGTGGTTCAAGAGATTTAAATCAAGAGATAAAACTATTGAAATTGATGGACTTGCTCTGGACAACAAAACGGTTGCTGATTTTATGACACGCCTTCAGGGCTCCGGACTTTTTAGTGCAGTGAAGTTGAAAACCATAAAAAAGACAAAAGTAAAAGATTCTGACCTGAAAAACTTTCAAATTTCCTGTACAAGGAAAGACTTGACCAAACAAAATAAAAAAGACACTAAGAAATCCAAAAAGAAATGA
- the pilM gene encoding type IV pilus assembly protein PilM: MAFGKKTSLVGLDIGSRTIKAAEIIETKRGQVLKKFGLTDIAPGLIEEGTINDPEDVAESIRQLFKSYSIKKRNVALSIGGYSVIVKKINVQTMAEEQLQESIQFEAEQYIPFDISDVNLDFQILGPNENNPNQMNVFLVAAKKEMVNDYVNLVNLAGLNPCIVDVEAFALQNIFEINYTTEDENIALIDIGASKTSLNILKGSSSVFMRDVSLGCGQINQKIISLINCSFEEADEIKLGEQPDKISEEDMKEITSTIVSDWCTEIRRALDFFYSTYPDDQIKRIVLSGGGGNIAEFRELLATEASAAVETINPFGKFSVDDSLDPLFIKEIAPQAAICMGLAIRKVDDK; this comes from the coding sequence ATGGCATTTGGGAAAAAAACATCACTGGTTGGCCTTGACATAGGTTCAAGGACAATCAAGGCCGCTGAAATTATTGAAACAAAAAGGGGACAGGTCCTTAAAAAATTTGGATTGACCGATATTGCCCCTGGATTAATTGAAGAAGGAACGATAAACGACCCTGAAGATGTGGCAGAATCTATCCGCCAGCTTTTCAAATCTTACAGCATCAAAAAACGCAATGTTGCCTTATCAATCGGAGGATATTCGGTCATTGTTAAAAAGATTAACGTGCAGACCATGGCTGAAGAACAGTTGCAGGAAAGCATTCAATTTGAAGCAGAACAGTATATACCTTTTGACATCAGTGATGTTAACCTTGATTTTCAGATACTGGGACCTAACGAAAATAACCCGAACCAAATGAATGTTTTTCTTGTTGCAGCAAAAAAAGAAATGGTAAACGATTATGTCAACCTGGTCAACCTGGCCGGTCTCAACCCCTGCATTGTAGATGTAGAAGCCTTTGCACTGCAGAATATTTTTGAAATTAATTATACCACAGAAGATGAAAACATCGCTTTAATTGATATCGGTGCAAGTAAGACATCGTTAAACATTCTTAAAGGATCTTCATCGGTATTTATGAGAGACGTTTCTCTGGGTTGCGGTCAAATCAACCAGAAGATCATTTCACTTATCAACTGTTCTTTTGAGGAAGCTGATGAGATTAAGCTCGGGGAGCAACCTGATAAAATTTCCGAGGAAGACATGAAAGAAATTACTTCAACCATCGTTTCCGACTGGTGCACAGAGATACGACGTGCCCTTGATTTTTTTTACTCGACTTACCCTGACGATCAGATCAAAAGAATTGTCCTCAGCGGAGGAGGAGGCAACATTGCAGAGTTTCGTGAACTTCTGGCTACAGAGGCGTCTGCTGCAGTTGAAACCATTAATCCTTTTGGAAAATTTTCAGTGGATGATAGCCTGGATCCGTTATTTATAAAAGAAATTGCACCTCAGGCAGCCATCTGCATGGGGCTTGCAATAAGAAAAGTTGATGACAAATGA
- a CDS encoding helix-turn-helix transcriptional regulator yields MEKNLLKKTRESLMMSKAELAREAKVSPITIARIENGLPCRMETKRKIILALGFDLSEKNKIFND; encoded by the coding sequence ATGGAGAAAAATCTGCTAAAAAAAACCAGAGAATCTCTCATGATGAGTAAGGCCGAACTTGCCAGAGAAGCCAAAGTTTCTCCGATTACTATAGCACGCATAGAAAATGGTTTGCCTTGCCGCATGGAAACAAAACGAAAGATCATTTTGGCTTTAGGGTTCGATCTTTCGGAAAAAAATAAAATATTTAACGATTAA